In one window of Paraflavitalea soli DNA:
- a CDS encoding DUF2251 domain-containing protein encodes MRGYLLVEKPFTPGEEIFVESKSNENNYAVVFEDDTDTGYFYALEIAPDTGEQRILDALHIYNVEEVTENEKPWGLKIIWSRDWLKCALVLNAHCHAIFDFENQGGHNLNEFPPPNTIWTKGERKLTNALINGIFK; translated from the coding sequence ATGAGAGGATACCTATTAGTTGAAAAGCCCTTCACACCTGGTGAAGAGATCTTTGTAGAAAGTAAATCCAATGAGAATAACTATGCGGTTGTTTTTGAGGATGATACTGATACAGGATACTTCTATGCGCTGGAAATAGCCCCGGATACAGGTGAGCAGCGGATACTGGATGCCCTGCATATTTACAATGTAGAAGAGGTTACAGAGAATGAGAAGCCTTGGGGGCTGAAAATAATCTGGTCACGGGATTGGCTCAAATGTGCTTTGGTGCTCAATGCTCATTGTCACGCCATCTTTGATTTTGAGAACCAGGGAGGCCATAACCTCAATGAGTTTCCACCACCGAATACCATCTGGACAAAGGGAGAAAGGAAATTGACCAATGCACTGATCAACGGCATCTTCAAATAA
- a CDS encoding N-acetylmuramoyl-L-alanine amidase yields the protein MKRIVSIPFLFLVLMNARAQDTTASYFYVKTTGQLPFLEYGLGDDRLGGAKMTFLDTNVVLKVIDSVGTDYKVQLSRYHTGYIAKANVKPDTAQHNKPYYLTASWRVYGNATHDIVAVGMEERLPYRSIQQINPSRLVVDIFGVTSNTNWITQLKSVKEIRNAWYEQVEDDVLRVFIELKHQQHWGHYIAYDSSGKRLMIRIKRQPEKLCMKNLVIAVDAGHGGSNTGASGVISKGFEKMYTLQFAEALQKYLGRKGAHVYMTRTLDVDLSMTDRTLALRQQDPNLLISLHLNSAGNPAAKGTSTYYRYIGFRPLTQTILDRMLELGLDNYGNIGNFNFALSGPTEYPNCLVEIAFLSNEEDERRIMDPKFHRAVAKKIYKGIKDWLKASRK from the coding sequence ATGAAACGAATAGTATCCATCCCATTCCTGTTCCTGGTATTGATGAATGCCCGGGCGCAGGATACTACCGCCAGTTACTTTTATGTGAAGACTACCGGTCAGCTTCCCTTCCTGGAATATGGCCTGGGTGATGACCGTCTTGGTGGCGCCAAGATGACCTTCCTCGATACCAATGTTGTACTTAAAGTGATAGATTCGGTTGGAACAGATTATAAGGTTCAGCTTTCACGCTATCATACTGGCTATATAGCCAAAGCCAATGTTAAGCCCGATACAGCACAACATAATAAACCTTATTACCTCACCGCAAGCTGGCGGGTATATGGCAATGCAACCCATGATATTGTTGCCGTAGGTATGGAAGAACGCCTGCCTTACCGCAGTATACAGCAGATCAATCCTTCACGCCTGGTGGTGGATATTTTTGGGGTCACCTCCAATACCAACTGGATCACCCAATTAAAGTCGGTTAAGGAAATCAGGAACGCCTGGTATGAGCAGGTGGAAGATGATGTACTAAGGGTCTTTATTGAATTAAAGCACCAGCAACACTGGGGTCATTATATCGCCTATGACAGCAGCGGTAAACGCCTGATGATCCGTATTAAACGGCAGCCGGAAAAGCTATGCATGAAGAACCTGGTGATTGCCGTGGATGCCGGTCATGGCGGCAGCAATACCGGCGCTTCCGGGGTAATTTCTAAAGGATTTGAAAAAATGTATACCCTGCAGTTTGCAGAAGCTTTACAAAAATACCTTGGCCGTAAAGGGGCACATGTTTACATGACCCGCACTTTGGATGTAGACCTCAGCATGACAGATCGTACCCTGGCCTTGCGCCAGCAGGATCCTAACCTTCTTATCAGCCTGCACCTTAATTCTGCCGGAAACCCTGCCGCCAAAGGTACCAGTACCTACTACCGCTATATCGGTTTCCGTCCGCTTACCCAAACCATCCTGGACCGGATGCTGGAACTGGGTTTGGATAATTACGGAAATATCGGCAACTTCAATTTCGCTTTAAGCGGCCCAACCGAATACCCCAACTGCCTGGTGGAAATAGCTTTTCTGAGCAATGAAGAAGATGAGCGCAGGATCATGGATCCCAAATTTCACCGGGCAGTGGCTAAAAAGATCTATAAAGGAATAAAGGATTGGTTGAAGGCGAGCAGGAAGTAA
- a CDS encoding Dabb family protein → MSTTRREFIASTGKAAIAGGLITLAENNTTDMAENKFVHHVYFWLKNPDSKEDKAKLIAGLKKLSAVKTIKWFHIGQPADTNRGVIDTSYAISWCTFFDNDADQASYQVDPIHLKFVEECSSLWTKVIVYDSVDAK, encoded by the coding sequence ATGAGCACTACCCGTCGTGAATTTATTGCCAGTACCGGTAAAGCTGCTATTGCTGGCGGATTGATTACTTTAGCGGAAAATAACACTACCGACATGGCTGAAAATAAGTTTGTGCACCACGTATATTTCTGGTTAAAGAACCCCGATAGCAAAGAAGACAAAGCAAAGCTAATTGCCGGATTAAAGAAATTGTCGGCTGTTAAGACCATCAAATGGTTCCATATCGGCCAGCCTGCTGATACCAACCGCGGCGTGATTGACACCAGTTACGCTATTTCCTGGTGTACCTTTTTCGATAATGATGCCGACCAGGCTAGTTACCAGGTTGATCCTATCCACCTGAAGTTTGTGGAAGAGTGTTCATCACTCTGGACGAAAGTGATCGTGTATGATTCAGTAGATGCAAAATGA